In Cervus elaphus chromosome 29, mCerEla1.1, whole genome shotgun sequence, a single window of DNA contains:
- the LOC122685769 gene encoding translation initiation factor IF-2-like has product MAARGSPRFASSAAARPLIYQLREAASSNDSRRRRGPSLLHGAGPPPSVPGRRVPAPTCGEERREAGRFPRVCPPPARPSVSPVVPRDQCPEAPGAPLRPPAPSAGASGREAGAACDRGAREREPASSPSSRLAAASQGQVPPAPPVRGILRRIEAKQVSLGMAGHDGWKNATSQVPPSTYSAPGFTRRIDCLLFLPPPARTQRQDPRLQLSTPSLSRAPDEQQRTGSSPGWTVDAGAERASWKPGWSGRSWLAPGTGKEGGDLRSECVRGLGGLPYLGKPRPLPLLNSSTRNLSTKIPRPECSGNLGELRPRLAGGGPSCGERDRIPAGVFARQPPWKDSTLSNRTASPGRDDGPQDQKPLGDSAPLPAAGVPFPACSLARSQRAVPEQRVPAFKHQVCCSSLNSIYRNTGLEVKNGCFKLLVV; this is encoded by the exons ATGGCCGCACGGGGGTCGCCTCGCTTCGCGTCGTCGG CCGCGGCCCGGCCCCTTATTTATCAGCTTCGAGAGGCCGCGTCCTCCAATGACTCTCGAAGGCGGCGCGGCCCCTCCCTCCTTCACGGCGCGGGCCCCCCTCCCAGCGTCCCGGGCCGCCGCGTCCCGGCTCCGACCTGCGGGGAGGAGAGGCGGGAGGCGGGCCGCTTCCCCAGGGTGtgcccgcccccggcccgcccctCCGTCTCCCCGGTGGTTCCCAGGGATCAGTGCCCCGAAGCCCCGGGGGCGCCCCTCCGCCCGCCAGCTCCCAGCGCAGGTGCCTCCGGCCGGGAGGCGGGAGCCGCCTGTGATCGCGGGGCCCGGGAGCGGGAGCCGGCCTCCAGCCCCTCGTCCCGACTGGCTGCGGCCTCCCAGGGCCAGGTTCCGCCAGCTCCTCCCGTGCGTGGAATCCTACGGAGAATAGAAGCCAAACAGGTTTCTCTGGGAATGGCCGGGCACGA CGGATGGAAAAATGCAACTTCTCAAGTCCCACCTTCAACCTACAGCGCCCCGGGCTTTACACGTAGAATAGATTGCCtacttttcctccctcctccagccaggACCCAGAGGCAGGACCCTAGGCTCCAGCTCTCCACCCCTTCGCTCTCGCGGGCcccagatgaacagcaaaggacGGGGAGCAGCCCTGGCTGGACAGTGGATGCCGGAGCGGAGAGAGCATCTTGGAAGCCGGGGTGGAGCGGGCGGAGCTGGCTGGCACCGGGGACCGGGAAGGAAGGGGGTGATTTGCGTAGTGAATGTGTCCGCGGTCTAGGTGGACTTCCCTATTTGGGGAAGCCTAGGCCGTTGCCCCTGTTGAACTCCTCTACCAGAAATCTCTCAACTAAAATCCCCAGACCGGAATGCTCCGGGAACCTCGGGGAGCTACGGCCGCGCCTGGCCGGGGGTGGCCCTAGTTGTGGAGAGAGAGACCGGATCCCCGCAGGTGTATTTGCGCGGCAGCCCCCCTGGAAGGACTCTACCCTTTCTAACCGCACTGCCTCTCCAGGACGGGACGATGGTCCGCAGGATCAGAAGCCTCTAGGGGACAGCGCCCCCTTGCCGGCCGCGGGCGTCCCCTTCCCCGCCTGCAGCCTCGCGCGCTCCCAGCGCGCGGTTCCGGAGCAGAGAGTGCCCGCATTCAAGCACCAG GTTTGTTGTAGTTCACTGAACAGCATTTACAGGAACACAGGACTTGAAGTCAAAAATGGTTGCTTCAAGTTACTAGTGGTGTGA
- the SOX7 gene encoding transcription factor SOX-7: MASLLGTYPWPEGLECPALEAELSDGLSPPAAPRPPGDKGSESRIRRPMNAFMVWAKDERKRLAVQNPDLHNAELSKMLGKSWKALTLSQKRPYVDEAERLRLQHMQDYPNYKYRPRRKKQAKRLCKRVDPGFLLSSLSRDQNSLPEKRGGGRGAPGEKEDRGEYSPGSALPGLRGCFHDGPAGGGGGGGGGTPGSVDAYPYGLPTPPEMSPLDVLEPEQTFFSSPCQEDHAHSRRIPHLPGPPYSPEYAPNPLHCSHPLGSLALGQSSGVSMMSTVPGCPASPAYYSQAAYPPLHSNLHAHLGQLSPPPEHPGFDALDQLSQVELLGDMDRNEFDQYLNTPGHPDSAAGALSGQGAAVSEVTPTGPTETSLISVLADATATYYNSYSVS; this comes from the exons ATGGCCTCGCTGCTAGGAACTTACCCGTGGCCCGAGGGTCTCGAGTGCCCGGCCCTGGAAGCCGAGCTGTCGGACGGGCTGTCGCCGCCGGCCGCCCCCCGCCCGCCGGGGGACAAGGGCTCGGAGAGCCGTATCCGGCGGCCCATGAACGCCTTCATGGTGTGGGCCAAGGACGAGAGGAAACGTCTGGCGGTGCAGAACCCGGACCTGCACAACGCCGAGCTCAGCAAGATGCTGG GAAAGTCGTGGAAGGCGCTGACGCTGTCCCAGAAGCGGCCCTACGTGGACGAGGCGGAGCGGCTGCGACTCCAGCACATGCAGGACTACCCCAACTACAAGTACCGGCCGCGCAGGAAGAAGCAGGCCAAGCGCCTGTGCAAGCGCGTGGACCCAGGCTTCCTGCTCAGCTCGCTCTCCCGCGACCAGAACTCCCTGCCCGAGAAGCGGGGCGGCGGCCGGGGGGCGCCGGGGGAGAAGGAGGACCGGGGTGAGTACTCCCCGGGCTCCGCGCTGCCCGGCCTGCGGGGCTGCTTCCACGACGGCCcagccggcggcggcggcggcggcggcggcggcacccCGGGCAGCGTGGACGCGTACCCCTACGGGCTGCCCACCCCGCCGGAGATGTCACCCTTGGACGTGCTGGAGCCGGAGCAGACCTTCTTCTCCTCCCCATGCCAGGAGGACCATGCGCACTCCCGCCGCATCCCCCACCTGCCCGGGCCCCCCTACTCCCCGGAGTACGCCCCCAACCCCCTCCACTGCAGCCACCCCCTGGGCTCCCTGGCCCTCGGTCAGTCCTCGGGCGTCTCCATGATGTCCACCGTGCCTGGCTGTCCCGCGTCTCCGGCCTATTACTCCCAGGCCGCCTACCCGCCTCTCCACTCCAACCTGCACGCCCACCTGGGCCAGCTCTCCCCGCCTCCCGAGCATCCCGGCTTCGACGCCCTGGATCAGCTGAGCCAGGTGGAACTCCTGGGGGACATGGATCGCAATGAATTCGACCAGTACTTGAACACTCCCGGCCACCCAGACTCTGCCGCCGGGGCCCTCAGCGGGCAGGGCGCAGCGGTCTCCGAGGTGACACCGACGGGCCCCACAGAGACCAGCCTCATTTCCGTGCTGGCTGACGCCACGGCCACGTACTACAACAGTTACAGCGTGTCCTAG